The following proteins come from a genomic window of Companilactobacillus pabuli:
- a CDS encoding L-lactate permease encodes MILIALSAVILPLILLGILNMPATKGMSISAAIVLLEGYFFWKMPSKVLLASIFQSIHKALPILWILFGALMMLNILQHTGAIDRINSGFHQISGDMRLQLILVAFLFGGLIEGVSGFGTPAMVTAPLMIALGYSPMAAVTLSLVADSTPASFGAVGTPLTVGLSNVSDKSDFLNTIGQRITQLDLFSGTFMPLLLVFMLIFIFGKNDEHKKKDFLTLVPWTLFIGLVYSLSALVVSFLISYEFVAILAPFFTIIIAIISIKFNFLLPKKLLKEPWTTSKKEIKSDHSMSLLTAWSPYIVVILLLLATRTIMPLKNFLTQNINLSWNNILGFKQINSDWEFLYSPGTLLTIAAIIGLLLQVKSLKAFLPTAKKVVFSMKSTAIALIVTLIMVQIFTNSELNQSNIPSMPMYIAQIISKYLSSVWIVIAPFLGQLGSFVTGSTTVSTLTFGQIQADIATKAGVGTDLVLAAQLIGAAAGNMICVHNIVSVSSVVGLTGQEGNILRKTAVPALIYGLVVGIVGFIFTLVI; translated from the coding sequence ATGATTTTAATCGCACTTTCAGCTGTTATTTTGCCGCTTATTCTTTTGGGCATTCTCAACATGCCGGCTACCAAGGGTATGTCGATCAGTGCAGCAATTGTTTTACTAGAAGGTTATTTCTTTTGGAAAATGCCTAGTAAAGTTCTTTTGGCGTCAATTTTCCAATCCATCCACAAAGCTTTACCCATTCTTTGGATATTATTTGGTGCCTTGATGATGTTGAATATTTTGCAACATACCGGAGCAATTGATCGTATCAACTCTGGTTTCCATCAAATTTCTGGTGATATGCGACTCCAATTGATTTTAGTAGCTTTCTTATTTGGTGGTTTGATCGAAGGTGTTTCCGGATTCGGTACGCCAGCAATGGTTACAGCACCTTTGATGATTGCCCTAGGATACTCACCCATGGCTGCAGTCACTTTGTCACTAGTTGCTGATTCAACACCTGCTTCCTTTGGTGCTGTGGGGACTCCTTTAACAGTCGGTTTGAGTAACGTCAGCGACAAGAGTGATTTTTTAAATACCATTGGTCAACGCATCACACAGTTAGACCTATTTTCAGGAACGTTCATGCCACTTTTACTCGTTTTTATGTTGATTTTTATTTTTGGCAAAAACGACGAACATAAAAAGAAAGACTTTCTGACATTAGTACCTTGGACATTATTCATCGGTCTAGTTTACAGTTTATCCGCTTTAGTAGTTTCATTCTTAATCAGTTACGAATTCGTAGCAATCTTAGCACCATTTTTCACGATAATTATTGCTATTATTTCTATCAAATTTAATTTTCTATTGCCTAAAAAGCTTCTCAAAGAACCTTGGACAACTTCAAAAAAAGAAATCAAATCCGACCATTCTATGTCTCTATTGACAGCTTGGTCACCATACATCGTAGTTATTTTATTACTTTTAGCGACAAGAACTATTATGCCTTTAAAGAATTTTTTGACTCAAAATATCAATCTATCTTGGAATAATATTCTCGGTTTCAAACAGATCAATTCGGACTGGGAGTTCCTCTATTCACCTGGTACTTTGTTGACGATTGCCGCTATCATTGGTTTATTGCTTCAAGTTAAATCTCTCAAAGCATTCTTACCTACAGCTAAAAAAGTTGTTTTTTCAATGAAATCTACAGCAATTGCTTTGATTGTAACTTTAATCATGGTACAAATTTTCACTAACTCAGAATTAAATCAAAGTAACATCCCTAGCATGCCAATGTATATCGCCCAAATTATTTCTAAGTACTTATCTTCAGTTTGGATAGTTATCGCTCCATTCCTTGGTCAATTAGGATCATTCGTAACCGGCAGTACGACTGTCTCAACTTTGACTTTCGGACAAATTCAAGCCGACATCGCTACTAAAGCCGGCGTTGGAACTGACTTAGTTTTAGCTGCTCAATTGATTGGTGCAGCTGCTGGTAATATGATCTGTGTTCACAACATTGTTTCAGTCAGTTCAGTCGTTGGACTTACTGGTCAAGAAGGAAATATTTTAAGAAAAACCGCCGTACCGGCTTTGATCTACGGTTTAGTCGTTGGTATCGTTGGCTTTATCTTTACACTGGTTATCTAG
- a CDS encoding acyl-CoA thioesterase: protein MSQKTCQQTKTISERIIFDKDLNDKKTLFGGKTLSLLDENAGLASFKFVKGKIATAGYDHVNFWSPITTDKYVKMESFVTGVHNRQVEVFTKIISRDIKTDKPEIAFTSFCTLIVLKSNDKMEIPEIIPETAEEKYLCQGFENRLKQRKAEYLQKSEFLGHLSLN, encoded by the coding sequence ATGAGTCAAAAAACATGTCAACAGACTAAAACTATTAGTGAACGGATTATTTTTGATAAGGATTTAAATGATAAGAAGACACTCTTTGGTGGCAAAACTTTGAGTTTATTGGATGAGAATGCTGGTTTAGCCAGTTTTAAGTTCGTTAAAGGCAAGATTGCCACAGCTGGGTATGACCATGTCAATTTTTGGAGTCCGATTACAACCGACAAGTATGTCAAGATGGAATCTTTTGTGACGGGCGTGCATAATCGGCAAGTAGAAGTCTTTACGAAAATTATTAGTCGTGACATAAAAACTGATAAACCAGAAATTGCTTTTACCAGTTTTTGCACGTTAATAGTCTTAAAATCCAATGACAAAATGGAAATTCCTGAAATTATTCCCGAAACTGCTGAAGAAAAATATCTTTGCCAAGGTTTTGAAAATCGTTTAAAGCAAAGAAAAGCTGAATACTTACAAAAAAGCGAATTCTTAGGACATTTGAGCCTAAATTAA
- a CDS encoding YfcC family protein yields MGKKAKKWQMPSAYTILFFLIILVAILTWIIPAGEYATTKAGNIIAGTYKARASSPQGIWDVFLAPINGMVGTDVTEGSISVSLFILVIGGFLGVVNKTKALDDGISSTVQKYKGKEKALIPILMTLFAIGGSTYGMGEETIAFYPILIPVMISVGYDSITAISLALIGSQVGCLASTVNPFATGVASQTINISPGDGLIPRFILLILVTGISIFYVMHYADKIKKDPSQSYVFERRQKDLEEFSMADRTIGEKLTKKQKSVLWLFALTFVVMITSLIPWSSLNPNWTFFDSFTKWLTNVPFLGALIGKDIAPLGTWYFTEITTLFFMMSVIIMFIFGMKESEYIDAFLNGMNEFLSVAIIVAVARGIQVIMNNGYITATVLHAGETGLQNLSAGVFIVLTYIFYIPMSFLIPSTSGLAAATMGIMGPLGKFSGVDGSLVITAYQSASGLVNLITPTSGIVMGALAIGHVSIVKWWKYMWKLVAILFVVIAVFLVICSMFK; encoded by the coding sequence ATGGGAAAAAAAGCTAAAAAATGGCAAATGCCGTCGGCATATACAATTTTATTCTTCTTAATTATTTTAGTTGCCATTTTGACTTGGATTATACCAGCAGGTGAGTACGCAACCACTAAAGCAGGAAACATTATTGCAGGTACGTACAAAGCCCGCGCAAGCAGTCCTCAAGGTATTTGGGACGTATTTTTAGCACCGATCAACGGAATGGTTGGTACCGATGTTACTGAAGGGTCAATTTCAGTCTCGCTATTTATCCTAGTTATCGGTGGATTTTTAGGTGTCGTCAATAAGACTAAGGCCTTGGATGATGGTATCAGTTCTACCGTTCAAAAGTATAAGGGTAAAGAAAAGGCACTTATTCCTATTTTAATGACATTATTTGCCATCGGTGGTTCTACTTATGGTATGGGTGAAGAAACAATTGCTTTCTACCCAATCTTGATCCCAGTTATGATCAGTGTTGGTTACGACTCGATCACAGCGATTTCTCTAGCTTTAATTGGTTCACAAGTTGGATGTTTGGCTTCAACAGTTAACCCATTTGCGACTGGTGTTGCTTCACAAACAATCAACATTTCACCTGGTGACGGGTTGATTCCACGTTTCATTCTTTTGATTTTGGTAACTGGAATTAGTATTTTTTACGTTATGCACTATGCAGATAAAATCAAAAAAGATCCATCACAATCATACGTTTTTGAACGTCGTCAAAAGGATTTGGAAGAATTCTCTATGGCTGACAGAACAATTGGTGAAAAATTAACTAAGAAGCAAAAGAGTGTTCTCTGGCTATTTGCACTTACTTTTGTAGTTATGATCACTAGTTTGATTCCTTGGTCAAGTTTGAATCCAAATTGGACATTCTTTGACAGCTTTACAAAATGGTTAACAAACGTACCATTCTTAGGTGCTTTGATTGGTAAAGATATTGCTCCACTTGGTACATGGTACTTTACAGAAATCACAACGCTATTCTTCATGATGTCAGTTATCATTATGTTCATCTTTGGTATGAAAGAATCAGAATATATTGATGCTTTCTTGAATGGTATGAATGAATTCTTGAGTGTTGCGATTATCGTTGCGGTTGCTCGTGGTATTCAAGTTATCATGAACAATGGTTACATTACTGCTACAGTTCTACACGCTGGTGAAACAGGACTACAAAATCTTTCTGCCGGTGTCTTCATTGTATTAACATATATTTTCTACATTCCAATGTCATTCTTGATTCCTTCAACTTCTGGACTAGCTGCCGCTACAATGGGAATTATGGGACCATTAGGTAAGTTCTCTGGTGTTGACGGATCATTAGTTATCACAGCTTATCAATCAGCTTCAGGATTAGTTAACTTGATTACACCAACTTCAGGTATCGTTATGGGTGCTTTGGCTATTGGACATGTAAGTATCGTTAAATGGTGGAAGTACATGTGGAAGTTGGTTGCCATTTTATTCGTGGTAATTGCAGTCTTCTTAGTTATTTGCTCGATGTTTAAGTAA
- a CDS encoding M20 family metallopeptidase, producing the protein MEKFITDEIQDAAIKDLGKLVGVASYNEPAEPNAPFGKGPKAALDKVLEIIGNLGFKTYEDPDGYYGYADIGEGDETFGIVGHVDEVPAGNLEAWDVEPYQLTEKDGKLYGRGTQDDKGPTIAAIYAVKSILDKGYKLNKKIRVIFGTDEEILWRCLAEYNKKEDPIDLGIAPDAEFPLIYAEKGLQQSHLFGPGSTELNIDLENAFNAVPGKAIYNGPKQDEVMKALKAHNFEADQTADGIEVHGHSVHAMNAPEGTNAVVRLGIALADVYPDIKVLQFLKDFGEDANATNLLGDVSDDVSGKLTFNISSLKITPEESKMQIDMRIPVKIDHDELIQKVSDAVAKYDMRYENFDYVAPLYVPTDSTLVKTLMQTYQDLTGDTKSQPAISGGATFARTMHNCVAFGGMLPTTPDFMHQANENWSKADMRKAMEIFAEAIYRLCF; encoded by the coding sequence ATGGAAAAATTTATTACAGATGAAATTCAAGATGCAGCGATTAAGGATTTAGGTAAATTAGTTGGTGTTGCCTCATACAACGAACCAGCTGAGCCTAATGCACCTTTTGGTAAAGGACCTAAAGCTGCTTTGGATAAAGTTTTGGAAATTATCGGTAATCTAGGTTTTAAGACTTATGAAGATCCAGATGGCTATTACGGCTATGCTGATATTGGTGAAGGCGATGAAACCTTTGGTATTGTTGGTCACGTTGATGAAGTACCAGCTGGCAACTTAGAAGCTTGGGATGTAGAGCCTTATCAATTGACTGAAAAAGATGGCAAATTGTATGGTCGTGGAACTCAAGATGACAAGGGACCTACAATCGCTGCTATTTATGCCGTTAAATCTATCCTCGATAAAGGCTACAAATTAAATAAAAAGATTCGTGTAATTTTTGGTACTGACGAAGAAATCCTTTGGAGATGCTTAGCTGAATATAACAAGAAAGAAGATCCAATCGATTTAGGTATCGCACCGGATGCTGAATTTCCATTGATCTATGCTGAAAAAGGCTTGCAACAATCACACTTATTTGGACCTGGTTCAACGGAATTAAATATTGATTTGGAAAATGCCTTCAATGCCGTACCCGGTAAGGCAATTTACAATGGTCCAAAACAAGATGAAGTAATGAAAGCTTTGAAAGCTCATAATTTTGAAGCTGACCAGACAGCTGATGGTATCGAAGTTCATGGTCATTCAGTTCACGCTATGAATGCTCCAGAAGGAACTAATGCTGTAGTTAGATTAGGAATTGCTTTAGCTGACGTTTATCCTGATATCAAAGTATTGCAATTCTTGAAAGACTTTGGTGAAGATGCTAATGCTACTAATCTATTAGGTGATGTATCCGATGATGTTTCTGGTAAATTGACTTTCAATATTTCTAGTTTGAAAATCACGCCAGAAGAATCTAAAATGCAAATCGATATGAGAATTCCTGTTAAGATCGATCACGATGAATTGATTCAAAAGGTTTCCGATGCAGTTGCTAAGTACGATATGAGATATGAAAACTTCGACTACGTTGCACCACTTTATGTGCCAACTGATAGCACATTAGTTAAGACTTTGATGCAAACTTATCAAGATTTGACTGGTGATACTAAATCACAACCTGCTATTTCTGGTGGGGCAACCTTTGCTAGAACGATGCACAATTGTGTGGCCTTTGGTGGAATGTTGCCAACAACTCCTGATTTCATGCACCAAGCTAATGAAAATTGGAGCAAAGCAGATATGAGAAAAGCTATGGAAATATTTGCCGAAGCAATTTATAGACTATGCTTCTAG
- the aroA gene encoding 3-phosphoshikimate 1-carboxyvinyltransferase yields MFNYNTKAHKFKFQGEVTVPGDKSIAHLAITLGSLASGVTQIGNFNYADDLAVTAKTFQQLGAKIHTEVSTKAMVIKGLDHHLKPLDKPLNIENVGTLESLLFGVLASSPNQYEVMGGDYLSKRPNDRLVELLQEMGASYQALGENSLPAKITGSENLKGIIYHQDISSAQIKSSLMLAGIYAKSDTTIIRKQATRNHTEVLLNYFGGNVSVDPDTIVVHPGAHLKGQSITIPGDFSSAALYIAGALLSEGSQITLPRVSLNSTRIGLLNVAKQMGANIYVDHRSINSIEPYGDLIIKHQKLHGTKITNKQVPFIIDEIPLIALMASQASGQTVIEGIHDVHLQLGDRIRNMRVELAKLGIVMQVNDDTIIIDGDQEIKVKDDVDSHNDHRIAMMLCIASILTDSPFQIKNIESIDVSYPSFIADMNKVLVNK; encoded by the coding sequence ATGTTTAACTATAATACGAAAGCACACAAGTTCAAATTTCAGGGTGAAGTGACGGTTCCAGGCGATAAAAGTATTGCCCACTTAGCTATTACTTTGGGATCTCTGGCTAGTGGCGTTACTCAAATCGGCAATTTTAATTATGCTGATGATTTAGCTGTTACTGCTAAAACCTTTCAACAATTAGGAGCTAAGATACACACAGAAGTTAGTACTAAAGCAATGGTTATTAAGGGATTAGATCATCATCTAAAACCTTTAGATAAACCATTGAACATCGAAAATGTTGGAACACTGGAGAGTTTGTTATTTGGTGTTTTGGCAAGTAGTCCCAATCAGTATGAAGTAATGGGAGGAGATTACCTTTCAAAACGGCCTAATGACCGCTTAGTAGAACTTCTTCAGGAAATGGGTGCTAGTTACCAAGCTTTGGGGGAAAACTCGTTACCAGCTAAAATAACAGGTAGTGAGAACTTGAAGGGAATAATTTATCATCAAGATATTTCAAGTGCTCAAATCAAGAGTAGTTTGATGTTAGCTGGTATCTATGCCAAAAGCGATACGACAATAATTCGTAAACAGGCGACACGTAATCATACGGAAGTGCTGTTAAATTATTTCGGTGGTAATGTTTCGGTTGATCCTGATACAATCGTTGTTCATCCAGGAGCCCATTTAAAGGGACAAAGTATTACGATTCCAGGAGATTTTTCTTCAGCTGCTTTATATATTGCTGGGGCTTTATTGTCTGAGGGAAGTCAAATAACCTTGCCACGAGTCAGCTTGAATTCTACAAGAATTGGGCTTTTGAATGTTGCTAAACAAATGGGAGCTAACATTTATGTTGATCATCGTTCAATCAATAGTATCGAACCTTATGGCGACTTGATTATTAAACATCAAAAATTACATGGTACTAAGATTACAAATAAACAAGTGCCATTTATTATTGATGAAATACCCTTAATTGCTTTGATGGCTTCACAGGCTAGTGGACAAACAGTGATTGAAGGTATTCATGACGTTCATTTGCAATTAGGTGACCGTATTAGAAATATGCGTGTAGAGTTGGCCAAATTAGGCATTGTTATGCAAGTTAACGATGATACGATCATAATCGATGGTGATCAAGAAATTAAGGTCAAGGATGATGTTGATAGTCACAATGACCATCGTATTGCTATGATGCTCTGTATCGCTTCAATTTTAACTGATAGTCCGTTTCAAATTAAAAACATTGAATCAATCGACGTTTCTTATCCAAGTTTTATTGCCGATATGAATAAAGTTCTCGTTAACAAATAA
- a CDS encoding Cof-type HAD-IIB family hydrolase: MIKFIGTDLDGTLLNSYSRISTQNAQSIRDAVNSGIDFAICSGRTLHSVNKFFEKDLKIDGYRVVLNGAVVVGPKGQKIIDQPMDPAVIAEILKRAEFSNFKVVLDGLNDIYVYDPNHSWTTYFEGMDRHHKKAHSIADLMKINQNQQIDIYKVCFSCVPKQLSFLQKKLESFTSMPITISRSGSYYFEINGQDVTKLSALQRISEYSEIPMADFMCFGDYGNDLDMIKEVGYGVAMDNAIESVKKVAWKVTDNNNHDGVAKMIQRVLKKEI, encoded by the coding sequence ATGATCAAATTTATAGGGACTGACCTAGATGGGACGTTGTTAAATAGTTACAGTAGAATATCAACACAAAATGCTCAATCCATCCGTGATGCGGTCAATTCTGGAATTGATTTTGCGATTTGCTCGGGGAGAACGTTACATTCAGTTAATAAGTTTTTTGAAAAGGACTTAAAAATTGACGGCTATCGAGTCGTTTTAAACGGTGCCGTCGTAGTAGGACCAAAGGGACAAAAAATAATCGACCAGCCAATGGATCCAGCTGTTATTGCTGAAATTTTAAAAAGAGCAGAATTTAGCAATTTTAAAGTTGTTTTAGATGGACTCAATGATATTTACGTCTATGATCCTAACCACAGTTGGACGACTTATTTTGAAGGGATGGACCGCCACCACAAAAAGGCTCATTCAATCGCTGATTTGATGAAAATTAATCAAAATCAACAAATCGATATTTATAAAGTTTGTTTTAGTTGCGTGCCAAAACAATTATCATTCTTACAAAAAAAATTAGAGTCGTTTACTTCCATGCCAATAACTATCAGTCGTTCGGGGAGTTATTATTTTGAAATAAATGGTCAAGATGTTACGAAATTATCAGCTTTACAACGGATTTCCGAATACTCTGAAATTCCTATGGCGGATTTTATGTGCTTTGGCGATTATGGCAATGATTTAGATATGATCAAAGAAGTTGGTTATGGAGTGGCGATGGATAATGCCATTGAGAGTGTTAAGAAAGTTGCTTGGAAGGTGACGGACAATAACAATCACGATGGCGTAGCTAAAATGATTCAACGCGTGTTAAAAAAAGAGATATAG
- a CDS encoding PTS sugar transporter subunit IIB: MAEKTIMLCCAAGMSTSLLVSKMQKAAESDGIDAEIFAAAAADADAKLEEKHPDVLMLGPQVRYMEGQFKDKLSIPVEVINMQDYGMMNGEKVLREAVKLID; this comes from the coding sequence ATGGCTGAAAAAACAATTATGTTATGTTGTGCCGCAGGTATGTCAACAAGTTTACTAGTATCAAAGATGCAAAAGGCTGCTGAAAGTGACGGCATCGATGCTGAAATCTTTGCTGCCGCTGCTGCCGATGCAGACGCAAAATTGGAAGAAAAACATCCAGATGTATTAATGCTTGGACCTCAAGTAAGATACATGGAAGGTCAATTCAAAGACAAGTTGAGTATTCCTGTTGAAGTTATTAATATGCAAGACTACGGAATGATGAATGGTGAAAAAGTTCTACGTGAAGCCGTAAAGCTAATCGACTAA
- a CDS encoding PTS lactose/cellobiose transporter subunit IIA, with amino-acid sequence MAEEKHDEQLQTVMGLIINGGNAKSSAFEAINAAKKGHFTVADQKLKESDDFLVDAHNSQTDMLTKEANGEHAKVTLLMVHSQDHIMNAITFRDLAGEIVDLYKKLAKEGE; translated from the coding sequence ATGGCTGAAGAAAAACACGACGAACAACTACAAACAGTAATGGGATTAATTATTAATGGTGGAAACGCTAAGAGTTCTGCTTTTGAGGCAATCAATGCTGCTAAAAAAGGTCACTTTACAGTAGCAGATCAAAAATTAAAGGAATCTGATGATTTCTTAGTAGATGCTCACAATTCGCAAACCGATATGCTTACTAAAGAAGCTAACGGTGAACATGCTAAAGTTACTTTGTTGATGGTTCACTCACAAGATCACATTATGAATGCTATTACATTTAGAGATTTAGCAGGAGAAATTGTTGATTTGTATAAGAAATTAGCCAAAGAAGGAGAATAA
- a CDS encoding 6-phospho-beta-glucosidase — translation MSEGIKMPKGFLWGGAVAAHQLEGGWNEGGKGVSIADVMTAGAKGVARKVTDGVEEGQIYPNHWGNDFYHKYPEDIKLFAELGLKCFRTSIAWTRIFPNGDETEPNEAGLKFYDDMFDECLKYGIQPVITLSHFEMPYHLVKEYGGFSNRKVIEFFDRFAEVCFRRYKDKVKYWMTFNEINNQTDWRDPHPLLQDSGLQLGKDDNWEEAMFQAAHYEFVASAHAVQIAHKIDPSLKVGSMIAMCPVYPLTSKPTDVMKAERAMQYRYYFGDVQALGFYPEWITKYWARKGYNLDITAADLADIKAGTVDYVGFSYYMSFTTKAKDGETHFDYDEHNDLVSNPYVEKSDWGWQIDPVGLRYAMNWMTTRWHKPLFIVENGFGAYDKLEDDNSIHDPYRISYFHDHILQMEKAVHEDGVDLIGYTPWGHIDLISASTGEMKKRYGMIYVDQDDEGNGSLKRYKKDSFAWYKKVIASNGEDLTE, via the coding sequence ATGAGTGAAGGAATCAAAATGCCCAAAGGATTTCTTTGGGGTGGCGCTGTAGCTGCACACCAACTAGAAGGTGGTTGGAACGAAGGCGGTAAGGGTGTCAGCATTGCTGATGTCATGACTGCCGGTGCCAAAGGCGTTGCTAGAAAAGTTACTGATGGTGTTGAGGAAGGTCAAATCTATCCTAACCATTGGGGTAATGATTTTTATCATAAATATCCTGAAGATATTAAATTGTTTGCTGAGTTAGGTTTGAAGTGTTTCAGAACTTCAATTGCCTGGACAAGAATTTTTCCCAATGGTGATGAAACTGAGCCTAATGAAGCTGGTTTGAAATTTTACGATGATATGTTTGATGAATGTCTCAAGTATGGTATTCAACCAGTAATCACATTGTCACATTTTGAAATGCCATATCACTTAGTAAAGGAATACGGTGGCTTCAGCAATCGTAAAGTGATTGAATTCTTTGACCGCTTTGCCGAAGTTTGTTTCAGACGCTATAAAGATAAAGTTAAGTATTGGATGACTTTTAACGAAATCAATAACCAAACGGACTGGCGTGATCCACATCCATTGCTTCAAGACTCGGGTCTACAACTAGGCAAGGATGATAATTGGGAAGAAGCAATGTTCCAAGCTGCTCACTATGAATTTGTGGCAAGTGCACATGCAGTTCAAATTGCTCACAAGATCGACCCAAGTCTAAAAGTTGGTTCAATGATTGCCATGTGTCCAGTTTATCCATTGACTTCTAAGCCAACTGATGTTATGAAAGCTGAACGCGCAATGCAATATCGTTATTACTTTGGCGATGTTCAAGCACTTGGCTTCTATCCTGAATGGATCACTAAGTATTGGGCTCGCAAAGGCTATAACCTAGATATTACTGCTGCCGATTTGGCAGATATCAAGGCTGGCACAGTTGATTACGTTGGCTTTAGCTATTACATGTCATTTACAACTAAAGCTAAAGATGGGGAAACTCACTTTGACTATGACGAACACAATGATTTAGTTTCGAATCCATACGTAGAAAAATCTGATTGGGGTTGGCAAATCGATCCAGTCGGACTTCGTTACGCAATGAATTGGATGACGACTCGTTGGCACAAACCATTGTTCATCGTTGAAAATGGTTTTGGCGCTTACGATAAATTAGAAGACGATAATAGCATTCATGATCCATATCGTATTTCATATTTCCACGATCACATTTTACAAATGGAAAAGGCTGTTCATGAAGATGGTGTTGATTTGATTGGATATACTCCATGGGGTCACATCGATTTGATTTCAGCAAGTACTGGAGAAATGAAGAAACGTTACGGCATGATTTATGTTGACCAAGACGATGAAGGTAACGGAAGTCTCAAGCGTTACAAGAAGGACTCATTTGCTTGGTACAAGAAGGTTATCGCTTCTAACGGTGAAGATTTAACAGAGTAA